The nucleotide sequence GCTCGCCGGCGGACTCGGGACCCGGCTCAAGCCCCGCTTCGGCGACCTGCCCAAGCCGCTCGCCCCGCTCGGTGGCCGCCCGTTCCTGGCGCGCCAGCTCGAGTGGCTGAGGGACCGTGGCGTGGCCCGTGCGGTGATCCTGGCCGGCTACGGCGCCGGGCAGCTGCGCGAAGCGCTCGGCGACGGCGCCGCGCTGGGCGTCTCGCTCGAATACTCGGTCGAGAGCGAGCCCCTCGGCACCGGCGGCGCTCTGCGCCTGGCGGCGCCGTTCGTGGACGGCCCGGCGCTGGTCGTCAACGGCGACACGCTCGGCGAATGCGACCCGTGGGTGCTGGAGCGCGACCGCTGGGAGAGGGGCGCGCTCGGCGCGGTGGCGCTCTACCGCGTGCAGGATGCGGGCGCGCGCGGCCGGGTCGAGCACGCCGGCGGGCGGGTGTCGCGGTTCGTCGAGAAGGACGCGGCGTTTCGCGGGCCGGCGTGGGTGAACGGCGGCCAGTACGCGTTCTCGCCCGCGCTCTGGCGCCACCTGCCCGCCGGCGTGTCGTCGCTCGAGCGCGACGTGCTGCCCGGGCTCGCGGCGCGCGGCCTGCTGGCCGGCAGCGAGGTCGAGGGCAGGTTCTGGGACATCGGCACCCCCGAGGACCACGCGCGCGCCGAGCGGGAGCTTTCCGCGTGAGCCCGACGACCGCGCCCGGCCGCTACTACCGCGCCCGCGCGCCGCTTCGGATTTCGTTCTGTGGCGGCGGCACCGACGTCTCGCCCTACCCGGAGGAGCACGGCGGCTGCGTGCTGTCGGCGACGATCAACCACTATGCGTACGCTTCGCTGCGCCCGCGCCGCGACTCGCGGCTCACGCTCGCGAGCCTCGACTACGACCTGGTCGCCAAGTACGACCACCCGCGGCGGCTCAAGTTCGACGGCCAGCTCGACCTTCTCAAGGCGGCGGTCCGGGCGCTGCGCGTGAAACGCGGCGCCGACCTGTGGACGCATTCCGACGCGCCGCCGGGCTCGGGGCTCGGGGCGTCGAGCACGATGATGGTCGCGCTGCTCGGCGTGCTGCGCGAGTGGCTGAAGGTCGAACTGACCCCGTACGAGGTCGCCGAGCTCGCCTACCGCGTCGAGCGCGTGGATCTCCGGCTGGCCGGCGGACGGCAGGACCAGTACGCGGCGGCGTTCGGCGGTTTCAATTTCATCGAGTTCAATCCCGACGGCACGGTGGTGACGCCGCTCAAGCTGCGCCGCGAGAACCTCGAGGAGCTCGAGTACCGGCTGCTGCTCTGCTACATGGGGCAGACGCGACAGTCGGCGAAGATCATCGAGCGGCAGACGAAGTCCTACCGCAGCGGCCGGCGCGAGACGGTGGCGGCGCTCGACGCCCTCAAGGCGCAGGCGCACGAAATGAAGCGCGCGCTGCTGCTCGGCGCGATCGACGGCTTCGGCGAGCTGCTGCACCGCGCCTGGGAGCACAAGAAGCGGCTCGACGAGGGCATCTCGAACCCGCACGTGGACCGGCTCTACGACGTCGCGCGGCGGGAGGGCGCGCTCGGCGGCAAGATGACGGGGGCGGGCGGCGGCGGCTACTTCCTGTTCCTGACGCGCTTCGACCGGCGCCACCGGGTCGCGGCCGCGCTCGAGAAGCACGGCGGCCAGGTCGTGCCGTTCCAGTTCGAGGCGCGCGGCGTGACCTCGTGGTCGGTCTCGCGCGGCCGCTGAGGGCGCACCGCTCGTGAGCGCGCGCGCCTCGCAGGACGCGACGGGGACCCCGCCGGCGCGGCGCGTCGGCCTGCTCGGCCCGCTGCATCCGTGGCGGGGCGGGCTCGCGCAGTACCTGGGCCTGCTCGGCGAGGCGCTCGCACCGCTGGCGCAGGTGCGCGCGGTGACCTTCACGCGCCAGTACCCCGGCTTCCTGTTTCCCGGCAGCAGCCAGCTCGATCCGGACGCGCCGCGGCCGAGCTTCCCGGTCGAGGCGCAGCTCGATTCGATCGGCCCGTGGACCTGGGGCCGGGCGGCCCGGACGCTCGACGCGTTCGCGCCGGGCGCGATCGTGCTCAAGTGGTGGATGCCATTCTTCGCCCCGTCGTTCGCGAGCTCGGTCGCGCGCGCGCGCCGCCGCGGCAGCCGCGTCGTGCTGGTGTGCGACAACCTGGTGGCGCACGAACCGCGCTTCTACGACGCGTTGTGCACGCGCTGGATGCTGCGCGAGTCCGACGGCTACCTCGTCATGTCGGACGCCGTCGAGCGCGACCTCGACCGGCTCAAGCCCGGCGCGCCGCGGCGACGCGTTCCGCACCCGTTCTACGCGCAGTTCGACCGCGGTCGCTTCACCCGCGAGAGCGCCCGCGCGAAGCTGGGGCTGGCGGGCGACGTGGCGCTGTTCTTCGGCTACGTTCGTCACTACAAGGGGCTCGACACGCTGCTCGCCGCGTGGCCGCGGGTGCGCGAGCGCCGCCCGGGCGCGACGCTGGTGGTGGCCGGCGAGTTCTACGAGAAGGCCGAACCCTACGAGGCGCTGGCCAGGGCCGCGGGAGAGGGGGCGGTGCGGATGCTCGATCGCTACATTCCGGACGACGAGGTCGAGGCGCTGTTCCGCGCCGCCGACGTCACCGTGCTGCCGTACCGCAGCGCGACGCAGAGCGGGGTCACGCACGTCGCCTACGCGCTCGGCTGCCCGGTGATCGCGACCCGCGTGGGCGGCATCGCCGAGACGGTGCGCGACGGCGAGACCGGACTGACCGCGCCCCCCGAGGACCCGGCGGCGCTCGCCGACGCGATCGTCCGCTTCTTCGCGGGCAGCCTCGGCGCCGGGATGGCCCCGCACCTGGCGAAGCTGCGGGCCGAGCACTCGTGGGAGGCGCTCGCGGCCTCGACCGTCGGGCTCGTGGACGAGCTGCGGCCGGCGAGGGGATGGGCGTGAAGGACCGCGCCCCGCTCCGGCGCACGGCGAAGCTCCTCGCGCTCGCGGCGCTGCTCGTGTACGCCGTCAGCGGCGGCGGCCGCATCACCGGCAGCGACGAGGTGACGATGTACGACCTCTCGCGCGCCCTGCTGCGCGGCGGCATCGCGGTGCCCGAAGGGGCGACGCTGCGCGGACCCGACGGACGCTTCTACAGCAAGAACAACGCGGGTCAGGCGATGCTCGCGGCGCCGTTCGTGGCGGCCGGCGAGGCGGCGGCCGCTGTCTCCGGTCTGCCTCCGCAGCGTGCCGAACTGGCGTCGCGGTTCGTCGCCTCGTTCTTCAACGCCTTCGTGTGCGCCTTGCTGGTGGCGGCGCTGTACGCGTTCGCGCGCCGGCTCGGCGCGACGCCGGGCGCGTCGTTCGCGGCCGCCGTGCTGCTCGGCTTCACGACACCGCTGTGGGTGTACGCGAAGAGCTTCATGGCCGAGCCGCTCGAAGCGCTCGGCCTGCTGCTGGCGCTCGGCAACGCCGCGCTCGCCTCGGCGGGCGGCGCTCAGCCCCTGCCCGACGAGCGCCGCCGCCTGATCCACGCCGGGCTCGGCGGCTTCCTCGCGGTCTCGGCCAAGGCGAGCATGCTGCCGCTGGTGCTGGTCGCCTTCGCGGCGCTCGGGCGGGAGCGGCCCTCGCGATGGCTCGTGCCGCTGGCCGGTGTCGCCCTCGCCGCCGCGGGGCACCTCGCCTACAACGTCGCGCGCTTCGGCAACCCGCTCGAGAGCGGTTACGGCGCGCAGGCCTCGGCCGCGGCGTTCACGACCCCGCTGCTCGTCGGCCTGTACGGGCTGCTGCTGTCCTCCGGCAAGGGCGTGCTGTGGTTCGCTCCGGCCGTGTGGCTGGCCCCCGCCGGTGTCGCCGAGATGACGCGCTCCCGTTCCCACTCCGGAGAAGCCCGCCACGGCGGCCCGGCGCGCCGCGCCGGCAGGGCCGCGGTCGCGATGTGGGCCGTGGCGCTGCTCCAGTTCGGGACCTTCCAGCACTGGGCGGGAGACGGCTCGTGGGGACCGCGCTACCTGGTGCCGCTGCTGCCGCCCGCGCTGCTGGCGGTGGCGTTCGCGCTCACCGCCGCGACGCGCGCGCGCCGCCGGGCGGCGTGGGCCCTGGGGATCGCCGGGCTGCTCGTCACGCTCGGCGGCGTCGGCATCCACTACGGGGCCGAGATGCGGGAGGTCGGCGACTATCCCTACACGACCGCGCTCGACGATCCGCGTTTCATGGAGGCGAGCCACTTCAATCCGCGCTTCAGCCCGATCGCGGTGCACTGGCGCATGCTGGCCGACAACATCACCGCTCACCTGCACGGCGATCTGCCGGTCCTCGGCTCGGGAGGGCCGGTGGATCCGCGCCTCGGCATCTCGGCGACGGACCAGCACGCCCTGCTGCGCGCGATCGACGTCTGGTGGCTGTACGCGCGCTACGCCGGGCTGCCCGGGTGGCCGCTCGCGCTCGCCGCGATCGTGCTCGCCGCCGCCGCGGCGGGCGCCGGGGCCGCCGCGCTCGGCGCGCTCGCGCGGGAGCGCGCGCACCCGGTATGAAGACGCTCGTGGTCGTCGTGCTCGGCTGGAACGGCCTCGCGCTCACGCGCGCGACCCTCGATTCGCTGGCGCGCTGCCGCGTGCCGCGGGGCTGGAGCGCGCGGGTGATGGTGGTGGACAACGGCTCGACGGACGGCTCGCCCGCGGCGATCGCCGCCGAATACCCGGGCGTCGAGCTGCTCGCGCTGCCCGCGAACCGCCGCTTCGCCGGCGGCAACAACGCCGGGCTCGCGCGCGCGCTCGAGAGCGGGGCGGACGCCGTCATGCTGCTCAACAACGACGTGCAGGCCGATCCGGCGCTGTACGAAAAGCTCCTGGCGGCGCTCGAGGAGGACCCGCGCGCGGGGGCCGCCGCGCCGCTCATCTACCACGCGGCTCCCGGAAACCTCATCTGGTACGCGGGCGGGCGCTGCGTGCCCGCGCTCGCGCACACCTCGCACCGCGCGATCCGTCAGCGGGATCACGGGCAGTTCCGCTCCATCGAGCCGACGGGCTACCTGACCGGCTGCTGCCTGCTGGCGACCGCCGGGGCGTGGCGAAAGGTGGGGCCGCTGGACGAGGGCTACTTCATCTACGCCGAGGACGCCGACTGGTCGTTGCGCGCGCGCGCGGCCGGCTACCGGCTGCTGTTCGTGCCCACCGCCCGCCTGTGGCACGAGGTGAGCGCGAGCAGCGGGGGGGCGGTGAACGCGTGGAAGATCTACCAGCGCCTGCGCGCCGGCGTCCGGCTGTGGTCGTTGCACGCGCGCGGCCTCGCCCGGCTCACCTGGGGACCCGCGTTCGTCGCGCAGCAGGCGCTGCTCTGGGTGGCGCTCCTCGGCCGCGGCCGGTTCGCCGCGGCGGCCGCGGTTCCCCGCGCGCTGCTCGACGCGCTCGCCGGCCGCGACCCGTCGCAGGTGCGGCCATGAGCGAAGCCGTCGCCCACCGGCCGCTGCGCGCGCCGCACGAGCCCCCGGTCTTCCTCCGCGAGGTGATCGAAGCGCTGCCCCTCGGGACGAGCGTGCTCGACGCCGGCTGCGGGCCGGGCTCGTGGCCCTACGCCGAGCGCCCCGACCTCGCGATCACCGGCTTCGACATCAAGTTTCCGCCCGGCCCCCCCGACCGCGCGACCACCCGCCGCGTCTTCCGCGGCGACCTCGCGCGGTTGCCGTTGCGGGACGGGAGCTTCGATCTCACGGTCTGCCACTACGTGCTCGAGCACGTCACCGAGCTCGAGGCGTGCTGTGACGAGCTGGTCCGCGTGACCCGGCCGGGAGGGACGCTCTACCTGTCGGTGCCGCGGGCGGCGGCGTTCGACGACCGGCTCTACCGCTTCGCCGGGTATTTCGCGAAGTACGCGCTGCTCAAGTTCGGCAAGCGCATCGAGCACCAGCAGCGCTTCGATCTGCGCGGCGTGCTCGGCCTCTTCCGCCGCCGCGGCATGGCGCTGACCGCGCACGCCTTCGTGCCGGCCGGCTTCTCGTGGATGAACGATCCGCGCACCAAGCCGCTGCAGGGCGCGTTCACCGAAACGCTCGCCGCGTTGCACCGCGGGACCGGTCTCGATCTGGCGAAGGACGCCAACTTCGTCCTGACGTTCGCGAAGGCCGGAACGACGCACGGCGCGACCGGCGCTCCGGGCGAAGCGCTGCCGGGAGCCCGGCGGGTCACGCACGTCTGCCGCGAGTGCGGGGAGCACGCGATCGTCGAGGCGGGCCGGCCATGGCCGCGGCGCTGGACCTGCCCGTGGTGCGGCAGGCCGAACCCGTTCGGGAGGCCGCGCCCGTGAAGGTCCTGCACGCGCCGTCCGAGATCGCCGGCCAGACGAGCATCCTCGCGCGCGCGCTGCGCGAGATCGGGGTCGAGGCCTGGTCGCTGGCGACCAACCCGACGTTCGCCGCGCACCGCGTGGACGAGATGCGGCCCTACGACGCGCGCGGCGCGCTGCCGCGCTACGCCGGCTACCTCGGGCTCACCGCGAAGCACCTGCTCCGCTGGGACGTCTATCACTTCCACTTCGGGCGGACGCTCATCCCGCCCCACAACTTCGACCTGCCGCTCTACCGCGCCCTCGGCAAGCGGATCGTCTTCCACTATCACGGCTGCGACATCCGCAACCGCGCGCACATGCTGGCCACGCACGTGCACTCGACGTGCGCGGAATGCTCGCCGCCGTTCTGCATCCCCGCGCGGCAGAAGCGCATCCTGCGCGAGGCCGCGAAGTACGCGGACGCCGAACTGGTCTCGACGCCCGACCTGCTGGAGTCGGCGCCGCGGGCCCGGCAGGTGCACGTGGCCGTCTGGCTGCCGGACTACACGCCGCAGCCGTTCCGCGAGACGCCGCGCCTGCTGCTGCACGCGCCGACGAACCGCGGCATCAAGGGCACACGCTACGTGGAGCGCGCGTTCGAGGCGCTCCGCCCGAAGTTTCCGGGCGTCGAGTTCCGCGTGGTCGAGAAGCTCGACTGGGCGGCCCTGCGGGTGGCGATGGGCGAATGCGACGTGTTCGTGGACCAGTTGCAGATGGGCTGGTACGGCATGGTGAGCGCCGAGGCGATGGCCCTCGGGCGCCCGACGATGGCCTACATCCGTCCCGACTTCGAGGCGCGCCTCGGCGACGGCCCGATCGTGCGCACCGGCGTCGAGACGCTGGCCGCCGACCTCGAGGCGCTGCTCCGCGACGCGCCGCGCCGGCGGGAACTGGGCGAGCGCTCGCGCGCCTACGTGGAACGCGAACACGATGCGCGCGTGATCGCCCGGCGACTGGTCGAGATCTACCGCGCCGCGGGGGCCCGTTGAGCGTCCGCGAGTCCCTCGCGCGCCTTTCGGGCGACTCGCTCGTCTACGGCTTCGGGCAGGTGAGCGGCAAGGCCGTGAACCTGCTGCTCGTGCCGGTGCTGACGCGCGTGCTGCTGCCGCAGCAGTACGGAGTCTCCGACCTCGTGATTTCGTACTCGGCGAGCGCGCTGCTGGTGCTGGTGTTCGGCATGGACGGCGCGCTGGCGCGCTTCTTCTACGAGCAGGACGGGCGCGCCTCGCGCGTGCGCATGGTTTCGTCGTCGTTCCTGTTCCGGATCGTCAGCGGCGGCGCGGTGGCGCTCGCCCTCGCGGCGTTCGCGACGCCGCTCGCCGAACGCGTGCTGGGCGGCGTCGTGTACGCGAAGTACCTGCGCATCGGCGCGGCCACGCTGCCGTTCACGCTGCTGGCGTTGTTCGCGAACGACGTGCTGCGCGTCACGTTCCAGCCGTGGAAATTCATCGCCCTCAACGTCACGCAGACGCTGCTCGTCGGCGGGCTGACGCTCTGGCTGGTGCTCGCGAAGGACCTCGGGGTCGCGGGCGTGCTCTACGGCAAGCTGTTCGGCGACGCGGCGGCCGCGCTCGCCGGCCTGGTGCTGTGCCGGCACAGCCTGCGGCCGGTGTTCGACCGGGCCCTGCTGCGCCGCATGCTGAGTTACGGCCTGCCGCTCGTGCCCGTGTCCCTCGCCTACGCGGTCATCGGCTTCGTGGACCGCGAGACGCTGCAGCGCACGGCTTCTCTCGACGCGGTCGGCGTCTACGCGGTGGCGATGAAGTTCTTCGCGGTGATCACCCTGGGCGTCTCGGCGTTCAATCTCGCGTTCGGGCCGTTCGCCTACGCGAAGGCGAACGAGGCGGACGCGCCGAAGCTGTACGCGCGGGTACTCGCCCTGTACGTCGGGCTCGCCTCGCTCGGGGCGCTGGTCACGGGGTTGTTCGCGCCCCTGATCGTCTCGCTGCTGGCGACGAAGGACTACGCCTCGGCGGCGCGTCCGGCGATGTGGCTCGCGTTTGCCGCGGTCGCGCAGGGCGCCTACTCTGTCGCGGCGCTCGGCATCAACCTGTCGCTCCGCACGCCGCTGCTGGGCGGGGCCGCGGGCGCGGCGGCGCTCGTCGCCATCGGCGCGAATCAGGCCCTGGTGCCGCGCCTGGGCGCCGAGGGCGCGGCGATCGCCACGTTCCTCGCGCACGCGACGTCCACCGTGCTCGTCTACCTGATCGCCCAGCGCGTCCGGCCCATGCCGTACCGGGGCGCGCGGCTGGGAGTGTTGTTCGCCGCGGCGCTGCTCGCCGGGCTCGCCGCGGTGCGCTGGGCGCCGCCGGGGCCGGCCGGGGTCGCGCTCAAGGCGGGGGCGGTGCTCGCGTGGGCGGGACTCGCGGTGGTCTTCGAGGTGTGGAAGGATCGCGGCGCCGTGCGGCACGGCGGCGCGAACGGCTGACCGGAGGGACGGAACCATGTGCGGAATCGCGGGGCTGTACGAGCGGACCGGCCGTGCCGAAATCGGACGACTGCGCGCGATGGCGCGGCTCATGCGCCATCGCGGACCCGATGACGAAGGCCTCGTCCTGATCGATCCCGCGCGCGGCACCTGGCAGTCGCACGGCGGACCGGACACGCCGGCCGAAGCCTTCCGCTCCGGACTGCCGTTCGCGCCGGCCCGCTCGAGCGGCGAGGCGGCCGGGTCCGTCTTCGGCGTCGGGCTGGTTCACCGGCGGCTTTCGATCGTGGACCTGAAGCCGTCCGGCCATCAGCCGATGAGCGACGCGGGCGGGCGCTGCTGGATCGTCTACAACGGCGAGATCTACAACCACGTCGAGCTGCGCTCCGAGCTGGAATCGCTGGGCGCCGCGTTCCTCGGCGCCTCGGACACCGAGGTGATCCTGGCCGCCTATCGCCAGTGGGGCGAGGACTGCCTGTCCCGCTTCAACGGCATGTTCGCGTTCGCGCTCTGGGACGCGGATCGGCGCGCGCTCTTCTGCGCGCGCGACCGGCTGGGCGTCAAGCCCTTCTACTTCCAGTACGACGGCAGCCGGTTCGCGTTCGCCTCCGAGCCCCGCGCGCTGGTGCTCACGCAGCCCGCGCGCATCGTGCCGCGCCTGGCGGCGGTGCGCGACCTGCTGGCGCTCGACTGGGTGGATCACGAGACGCACACCTTCTTCGAGGGCCTGCGGCAGCTTCCGGCGGGACACGCCCTCACGGTCGGCCCCGACGGACTGCACCTGCGGGCGTGGTGGGAGATCGACCCGGAGGCGCACGCGCACGGCCGTCCGGAGGACTGGACGCGCGAGCTCGCCGACTTGTTCACGGACTCGGTGCGCCTGCGGCTGCGTGCCGACGTCGAAGTCGGCTCGTGCCTGTCGGGCGGGCTCGATTCGAGCGCCGTCGTGACGACCGCCGGCCGGCTCGCCAGCCGCGGACTGCACGCGTTCTCGTGCGCCTACGACGAAGGCCCCTCCTTCGACGAGCGACCGTGGATCCGCGCGGCGGCCGAGGCGAGCGGCGCCCAGAGCCACCTGGTCGTACCGGACGGCTCGGACTTCTGGCCGGTGTTCGACGCGCTGGCGCTGAAGCAGGACGAGCCGACCGCGGGCCCCGGCGTCTACTCGCAGTGGAAGGTGATGGAGCTGGCGCACGCCACCGGGCTCAAGGTGCTGCTCGACGGGCAGGGCGGCGACGAGCTGCTGGCGGGCTACTTCCGCTACCTGCCCGCGCGCCTGCGCGACCTGGCCGAAGCGGCGCGCTTCGGCGAGTTCGCGCGGCTGTGGGGCAGCGTGACCGACCGCCTCGGGTTCGCCACGACGCTGCTGCACACCTTCGAACCGTGGCTGCCGGCGCCGCTCGTCGCCTCGCTGCGGACCCGCTACGGGCAGGGCAAGGACCGCGTGCTGTCGCGCTCGCTCGCGAGCGTTCCGTCCGGCGCCCCGAGGGCCCCGCGCGCGGAACGCTCGTGGCTCTGGCGGCAGCTCGCGTTCGACACGCTCCGGCGCCAGCTGCCGGGACTGCTGCGCTACGAGGACCGCAACTCGATGGCGTTCTCGATCGAGACGCGGCTGCCGTTCCTCGACTGGCGGATCGTCGAGCTGGCGTTCGCGCTGCCCGACGGGCAGAAGCTCGAAGGCGCGACGACGAAGGCGATCCTGCGCCGCGCGCTCGGCGACCGCGTCCCGCCGTCGGTGCTCGCACGGCGCGACAAGATGGGTTTCGAGACGCCCGCCGACGTGTGGCTGCGGGGCCGGTACGCGGGCGAGGTGCGACGCCGGCTGGCGCGGCCGGGGCCATTCCAGGAGTGGGTGGACGGCGCGGCTGTTCGCCGCGAGCTCGAGGGCTACTTCGACGGCCGGCGCGACATCGGGCTTCAGGTGTGGCGCTGGCTGAGTCTCGAAGCGTGGTCGCACCGCTTCGTCGCGAGCGATCCGCGGGTCTTCGGACGGGAGGACGACCCCTCGCCCAACGCCGGCCGCCACCTCGGCGTCGTCGAGGTCGAAGCGCGGGAAGCGGAAGCGATCGCGGCGGGGACGTAGGGATCCCGCGCCGGGTGGACCTGCTCGTCCTGTCCGAGGTGCGCTGGGGCTACTTCCGGACCCGGAAGCAGTTCCTGCTGTCGCGCTTTCCCGCGTCGTGGCGCGTGTTCTTCGCGCAGCCGCCGGCGGTCGGGGCGGACGACCCGTGGGAGCCGCGACGCGAGGGGGCGGTGACCTACTTCACGGTGCCGTTCCTCAAGCCCGGCACCCGGAGCGCGATGTACAACCTGCTCGCGGGCTCGAGCGCCGGCCGGGCGGCCATCGAACTGGGCGCCGAGCTGTGGCTGGGCCACCAGCTGCGGCGGCTGGGAGTCGCCCCCGAGCCGGTCGTTCTGACCTCGAACATCTACTGCCCCGCGGCGCTTTCTCGCCTTCCGAAGAAGCTGGTACTGTACGATTTTAACGACAGTCCCTTTCAGTTCTCCGTGAGCCCTTCCTGGGCGCGGGGTTACTGGTCGCGCACGGTCCGCCAGGCGCAGGCCGTGTTCGTCGTGTCCGAGTTCTACCGCCGGCAGCTCGCCGGGGAGACCGATCGGCCCTTGATCCTGCTCGGCAACGGAGTGGAGATGGCGCACTTCGAGCCGTCGCGCCCGGCCCCCCTGGATCTCGCGGCGCTGCCGCGACCGCGGATCGGCTACGTGGGGCTTCTTTCCCACTTCCTCGACTTCGAGGTGCTCGAGACGCTGCGCCGGAACCGGCGCGGGGGGACGGTGGTACTGATAGGGCCCGGCTCGCCCGCGACCGCGGGCGCGGTCGCGGAGTTCGGCCGGCGCGAGGGCGTCGCGGTGCTGGGGCCGCGGGCCTATGCGGAGGTGCCCGCCTGCATGCAGGCGCTCGACGTCGGCGTCATTCCGTTTCGCGCCGACGATCCGTTCGTGCAGGGGATCAACCCCAACAAGGTCTACCAGTACCTGGCGGCCGGCCTCCCGGTGATCACCACGCCCGTCCTCGACCTGAAGGAAAGCCCACCCGACCTCCTCTTCGCGACCACGAACGACGACTGGGCAGGCAGCCTGGACCGGGCGCTCTCGGCTCCCGGCGACCCCGGGCGGCGGCGCGCGCTGGCGCGCGGCCACGACTGGGACGCGCTGGCCGCCCGCATGGTGCACGAGATCGAGGCGCGGCTCTGAAGGCCGCGCGAAACCCTTCCGCAGGCGGAGCGATGGCGAAAGAGAAAGCCGCACCGAAAACCGGGCCGAAGCCGGCGCGCCCCCTGACGCTCACGGCCGCGTGGGCCGCCGTCATTCTCGCGCTTCTGACGGTGCTGTTCTTCCACGAGGTCTCGGTGGGCGGCAAGACCTTCGTCGCGCCGGACGCCACCGCGCCCGCGGGTTTCGTGCGGATCGGCGAGCAGTCGCTGTGGAAGGACCACGTCTATCCGCTGTGGAATCCGTTCGTCTTCCTCGGCATGCCGTCCTTCGCGAGCGGCGCGTACAACCCGCTCATCTACCCGCCCGACTGGCCGCTGGCGCTGATCCAGAAGGTCGTGCCGCTGCCGGACATGACCTGGATGCTCCTTTACTACTTCCTCGGCGCGCTGTTCTTCTTCCTGCTCGCGCGCGAGTGGGGCGCGAGGCCGGAGGGCGCGCTGCTCGGGGCGGTCGCCTTCACGTTCGTGCCCAACCTGGTCGCGGTCGGCTCGCACGGTCACGGCAGCCAGCTGGTGGACTCGGCGTACCTGCCGCTCATGGTCTGGCTCGCCTCGCGCTGGCTGCGGCGCGGTTCGCTCGCGGACCTCGGCTGGCTGGCGCTGGCGGGCGGCTTCCAGTTCCTGCGCGGTCACCTGCAGATCTGCGTCTACACCTGGATGGCGGTCGGGCTGCTCGCCGCCGTGGAGGTGATCGCCTCGCTGCGCACGCCCTCGCAGCTGGCGCCGCGGCTGCTGCGCGCGCTGGGAATCGGCGCGGCCGCGGCGCTGGCGTTCGGGATCGCGGGCTTCTACAACCTGCCGCTCAAGGACTACTCGCAGTACTCGATCCGCGGCACCGGCGACGCCGCCGGCGGCGTCGGCATTCCGTACGCGACCGCCTGGTCCATGGCGCCCTACGAGCTGGGCGCGATGGTCGTGCCCAACTGGGTCGGTTTCGGCGGCATGACCTACTGGGGCGCGATGCCGTTCACGGACTACCCGAACGCCTACATCGGCGTCGTCGCCCTGCTTCTCGCCGTGCTCATGTTCGTGCGCTTCAGCGGCGCGGTGCGCGTGTGGGCCGTGCTGCTCGGCGCGTTCGCCCTGCTCGTCTCGTTCGGAAGCCACTTCCCGCTCTACGGCTTCCTCTACGATCACCTGCCGCAGTTCAACAAGTTCCGCGTCCCGGTCATGGTCATCCTGCTCTTCCACCTCGCGGTCGCGCTGGCGATGGCGTGGGGGTGGACCAACGTCCTCGACACGGGTGAGGAGGCACGGCGCGGGGTCCTGCGCCGGCTGCTGCTCGCCCTCGGCGGACTGCTGGCCCTGGCGGGGCTGCTCGCGCTGTTCGGGCAGGAGGCCCTGCGCGGCGCGTACGTCGCGACCGCGCTCGCCCACAAGCAGTCGTTCACGCTGCAGCAGGCGAACGCCGCGTTCACGGCCTTCGCCGCGGACCTCGGTCGGGTCGCGTTCACGGGGCTCATCGTCACCGCGGTCGCGTGGTTCGCGGCCGGTCGCAGGCTGAACGCCGGACTGGCGAGCGTGCTCGTGCTGGTCGTCCTGCTCTTCAACCTGTGGCCGGTCGGCCGCCAGCTCATGGAACCGGTGATCGGCGACCCGGTCGCGAAGAGCCTCGACTACGGCCGCGACGACGTCGTCGAGTTCCTCGAGAAGGCCGGGCCGTGGGGCTCGTTCCGCGTATTCGTGCCGGAGCAGTTCCAGGACAACCGTCTCGCCGGCTTCGGCATCGCCACCGTCGGCGGTGCGCACGCCGCCAAGCCGCGGCTGTTCCAGGACCTCATGGACGCGCAGGCGCTGGACAACCCGAACTGGTGGCGGCTGCTCAACGTCCGCTACATCGTGCTCTCGCAGCCGCTCGACCCCGCGCAGACTCCTCCCTGGCTGCACATCGTTCATCAGGGTTCACGCGTCATCTACGAGAACAGCGCGGCGTTGCCGCGCGCGACGGTGGTGGGCGAGTACGGGGTGGTGCCCGACTCGAGCC is from Candidatus Eisenbacteria bacterium and encodes:
- a CDS encoding class I SAM-dependent methyltransferase, whose product is MSEAVAHRPLRAPHEPPVFLREVIEALPLGTSVLDAGCGPGSWPYAERPDLAITGFDIKFPPGPPDRATTRRVFRGDLARLPLRDGSFDLTVCHYVLEHVTELEACCDELVRVTRPGGTLYLSVPRAAAFDDRLYRFAGYFAKYALLKFGKRIEHQQRFDLRGVLGLFRRRGMALTAHAFVPAGFSWMNDPRTKPLQGAFTETLAALHRGTGLDLAKDANFVLTFAKAGTTHGATGAPGEALPGARRVTHVCRECGEHAIVEAGRPWPRRWTCPWCGRPNPFGRPRP
- a CDS encoding glycosyltransferase, whose amino-acid sequence is MAAALDLPVVRQAEPVREAAPVKVLHAPSEIAGQTSILARALREIGVEAWSLATNPTFAAHRVDEMRPYDARGALPRYAGYLGLTAKHLLRWDVYHFHFGRTLIPPHNFDLPLYRALGKRIVFHYHGCDIRNRAHMLATHVHSTCAECSPPFCIPARQKRILREAAKYADAELVSTPDLLESAPRARQVHVAVWLPDYTPQPFRETPRLLLHAPTNRGIKGTRYVERAFEALRPKFPGVEFRVVEKLDWAALRVAMGECDVFVDQLQMGWYGMVSAEAMALGRPTMAYIRPDFEARLGDGPIVRTGVETLAADLEALLRDAPRRRELGERSRAYVEREHDARVIARRLVEIYRAAGAR
- a CDS encoding glycosyltransferase, with the protein product MSARASQDATGTPPARRVGLLGPLHPWRGGLAQYLGLLGEALAPLAQVRAVTFTRQYPGFLFPGSSQLDPDAPRPSFPVEAQLDSIGPWTWGRAARTLDAFAPGAIVLKWWMPFFAPSFASSVARARRRGSRVVLVCDNLVAHEPRFYDALCTRWMLRESDGYLVMSDAVERDLDRLKPGAPRRRVPHPFYAQFDRGRFTRESARAKLGLAGDVALFFGYVRHYKGLDTLLAAWPRVRERRPGATLVVAGEFYEKAEPYEALARAAGEGAVRMLDRYIPDDEVEALFRAADVTVLPYRSATQSGVTHVAYALGCPVIATRVGGIAETVRDGETGLTAPPEDPAALADAIVRFFAGSLGAGMAPHLAKLRAEHSWEALAASTVGLVDELRPARGWA
- a CDS encoding GHMP kinase translates to MSPTTAPGRYYRARAPLRISFCGGGTDVSPYPEEHGGCVLSATINHYAYASLRPRRDSRLTLASLDYDLVAKYDHPRRLKFDGQLDLLKAAVRALRVKRGADLWTHSDAPPGSGLGASSTMMVALLGVLREWLKVELTPYEVAELAYRVERVDLRLAGGRQDQYAAAFGGFNFIEFNPDGTVVTPLKLRRENLEELEYRLLLCYMGQTRQSAKIIERQTKSYRSGRRETVAALDALKAQAHEMKRALLLGAIDGFGELLHRAWEHKKRLDEGISNPHVDRLYDVARREGALGGKMTGAGGGGYFLFLTRFDRRHRVAAALEKHGGQVVPFQFEARGVTSWSVSRGR
- a CDS encoding glycosyltransferase family 2 protein; its protein translation is MKTLVVVVLGWNGLALTRATLDSLARCRVPRGWSARVMVVDNGSTDGSPAAIAAEYPGVELLALPANRRFAGGNNAGLARALESGADAVMLLNNDVQADPALYEKLLAALEEDPRAGAAAPLIYHAAPGNLIWYAGGRCVPALAHTSHRAIRQRDHGQFRSIEPTGYLTGCCLLATAGAWRKVGPLDEGYFIYAEDADWSLRARAAGYRLLFVPTARLWHEVSASSGGAVNAWKIYQRLRAGVRLWSLHARGLARLTWGPAFVAQQALLWVALLGRGRFAAAAAVPRALLDALAGRDPSQVRP
- a CDS encoding NTP transferase domain-containing protein, with the protein product MKAFVLAGGLGTRLKPRFGDLPKPLAPLGGRPFLARQLEWLRDRGVARAVILAGYGAGQLREALGDGAALGVSLEYSVESEPLGTGGALRLAAPFVDGPALVVNGDTLGECDPWVLERDRWERGALGAVALYRVQDAGARGRVEHAGGRVSRFVEKDAAFRGPAWVNGGQYAFSPALWRHLPAGVSSLERDVLPGLAARGLLAGSEVEGRFWDIGTPEDHARAERELSA